TTGAAGATCCAACCGCTGAGAATGAAACAATTCCGACTTTTGAGCAATCTGTTACTTGGGTTGATTTTGTCAAATTAATCTTCGCACTTGCATTTATCGTTGGATTAATTTATTTCATTTTACGCATCGTAAATCAGAGAAATAGAATGTTTGGACAAGCTCGTTCCTTGGAGAATCTAGGTGGAATTTCACTTGGAAATAATCGTTCCGTGCAATTAATACGGTTAGGTGATCGTATTTTAGTAGTCGGTGTTGGAGAGGACATATCGTTATTAAAAGAATTAAGTACAAAAGAAGAAACGGATGAGTTAATATCTCTTCAACAACAAATTAGGCCAACGAGTAATGATATTATTAGTCAAGTTTTTAAACGTGAAAAGAAAACAGAGGCAGATAATCAAAAGCAAAACTTTCAATCACAGTTGAAGAAGCAGCTGGATGATTTAGCAGGAGGAAGGAAGAAAATATATGAATCTATTAAAGATGAAGGTAGAGACAAGTGAGTGAACTTTTACCGGGTATTGATCCGAGTATATTAAATAGTGACCCTGCTAATGTCTCTACAACGATAAAACTAATCCTTCTTCTCACTGTTCTTTCTCTAGCTCCAAGCATTCTTATATTAATGACGTGTTTTACGAGAATCGTCATTGTTTTATCTTTTGTACGAACATCACTTGCTACTCAGCAAATGCCACCTACGCAAGTGTTGATAAGTCTAGCATTATTTTTAACCTTTTTTATTATGGGCCCAACATTTGCTGAGGTAAATGAGCAAGCATTAACACCGTTTATTGAAGGTGAACTTACGCAAGAAGAAGCATACACGAAGGCTGTAGGACCATTTAAAGAATTTATGAGTAAGCATACGAGACAAAAAGATTTAGAGCTATTTCTTAGCTATGCACAAATGGAAAGACCACAAACAATAGATGATATTCCGATGACAGCATTAATTCCTGCTTTTGCAATTAGTGAGATAAAAACTGCCTTTCAAATTGGGTTTATGATTTTTGTTCCCTTTTTAGTAATTGATATGGCTGTTGCAAGTGTATTAATGTCGATGGGGATGATGATGCTACCGCCAGTAATGATTTCATTACCGTTTAAAATTTTATTATTCGTATTAGTAGATGGTTGGTATCTCGTCGTAAAATCATTGTTAGCAAGTTATTAGAAAAAAGGTGAAAGACTATGGATTCACAATTCGTGATCGGATTAGCAGAAAAAGGGATTAATACAGTATTACTTATATCAATGCCACTATTAAGCTTAGCGTTAGGGATCGGGTTACTTGTGAGTATTTTTCAGGCAACAACACAGATCCAAGAACAGACACTTGCATTTATACCGAAGATTGTAGCAGTATTACTAGGTTTAATTTTCTTTGGACCATGGATGTTATCACAAATAGTCGACTTTACTTATCAAATACTTAGTAATCTACACTTATATATAGGTTAGTTATGATTCAATTTGTGAATGAATTTCCGGTCCTTATGCTTATTCTCGCACGTGTCAGTTCATTTTTTGTGACGGTTCCATTATTTTCATATCGAAACATTCCAACGACACATAAAATTGGTTTATCATTTTTTATATCATACTTAATTTTCTTTACAATTGATCGACCTAATCTTGAGATAGATTACTTGTATATTATGCTAGTAATGAAAGAAGTTATTGTAGGTTTATTAATCGGACTTGCCGCTTATATCGTAACGACGGTTATTCAAATTGCGGGAGGATTTATAGACTTTCAAATGGGTTTTGCGATTGCAAATGTAATTGATCCACAAACAGGAGTTCAGAGTCCAATCATGGGTCAATACATCTATACTTTTGCGATACTATTAATGCTTGTTTTAAATGCACATCACTTATTGTTAGATGGGGTTTTCTACAGTTATCAAATTGTACCACTTGAACAAGTGTGGCCTCATATTGGAAAAGGTGAGTTGGCTGAGTTTATGACGAAGACATTTAATTCAGTATTCATTATCGCCTTTCAGATGGCTATCCCATTAGTTGGTTGTTTGTTTTTAATGGATGTTGCGCTTGGGATTGTTGCAAGGACAGTGCCACAGTTAAATGTATTCGTTGTCGGATTACCTCTAAAGATCTTAGTTAGCTTTTTTGTTATGACGTTAATGATGCCTGTCTTTATGATGTTAGTTCAAGATGTCTTCATGTTAATGTTTAAAACTATGAGAGGTCTTATGGAGATTATTGGAGGCACTTAATATGCAATACTTAAAGTTAGACTTGCAATATTTCTCTGGTGAAAAAACTGAAAAAGCAACCCCGAAGAAGCGAAACGATGCTAGAAAAAAGGGGCAGGTGGCTAAGAGTCAAGATGTAGGCACAGCCCTCATCTTGTTTTTTGTATTTCTGCTATTTTGGTTTGCTGGTGAAATATTTGGGAATCAAATGTTCGTCATTATTCAGCATGCACTACAAGAATATATCTACTGGGATATTACACAAGAAAATGTACATAAAATGTTTGTTGAATACAGTACGATGGGCGTTATGCTCGTTGCCCCAATTATGCTTGTTACAATGATAGCAGGGTTAGCAGCAAATTATATGCAAGTTGGTTTTATGTTTACAACAGAAGTATTAAAGATGGATTTGAAAAAACTGAATCCTATTTCGGGCTTTAAAAAAATCTTTGGAATTCGATCAATAGTAGAACTATTTAAATCGATCTTAAAAATTTCATTTGTTGGCACAGCTACATTTGCTGTATTGTGGATGAACTTTGATAAAGTATTACTTCTTTCGCAAATGAGTATTGCTGAAGGGGTTGCGGTAATCGGAAATTTGATTGTTCAAATGGGTCTTACAGCATCCTTATTATTATTAGTGTTATCCTCACTTGATTATATGTATCAGAAGTTTGAGCATGAAAAGCAATTAAGAATGTCAAAGCAAGACTTGAAGGATGAACACAAAAATACTGAAGGGGATCCAAAGATCAAATCAAAAATTAAAGAAAAACAACGTCAAATGGCGATGCAAAGAATGATGCAAGAAGTACCGCAAGCGGATGTTGTCATTACAAACCCTACTCATTTTGCTGTAGCGTTAAAGTATGATGAAGAAAAAGCTGATGCGCCTTATGTAGTTGCAAAAGGTGTTGATTATATGGCATTGAAAATTAGACAGATAGCAAGTAACCATGATATTGAAACAGTGGAAAATCGACCATTAGCTCGTGCTTTATATGCAGATGCAGAAATTGGTCAAACAATTCCAGAAGAATTTTTTAAAACAGTAGCTGAAATTTTGGCATATGTGTATCGTTTGAAAAAGAAAGTTTAATGTTAAGGAGAGAAGATGCATGACAGCAAGAGACCTTGGAGTATTAGTTGGTGTAATTCTAATTATAGCCATGCTTATCATTCCTTTTCCACCGTGGTTGTTGAGCATTTTAATTATCGTTAATATATCTCTTGCACTCATCGTGATCCTCGTTTCAATGAATATGCAAGAAGCTTTACAGTTTTCAATTTTTCCATCTTTACTATTACTACTTACATTGTTTCGATTAGGGTTAAACGTGTCAACGACTCGTTCAATCTTAGCTAAAGGTGAAGCAGGACAAGTTATTGAAACATTTGGTTCCTTTGTAATTGGAGGAAATCCATTAGTAGGTCTTGTAGTATTCTTGATTTTGGTTATTATTCAATTTCTCGTTATAACAAAAGGATCTGAGCGTGTATCAGAAGTTGCCGCTCGTTTTACACTCGATGCGATGCCAGGGAAACAAATGAGTATAGATGCAGATCTTAATGCAGGTATGATTTCGGAAGTAGAAGCACGAGAACGCCGTACAAAGATTGAGAGAGAAGCAGACTTTTATGGTGCGATGGATGGTGCAAGTAAATTCGTTAAAGGGGATGCAATTGCAGGGATTATCATCGTTATCATAAATATTGTATTTGGTATGATAATTGGTATGGTGCAAATGGATTTATCACTTGCAGAAGCTTCGTCTCGTTTTACGCTATTAACGGTAGGGGATGGACTTGTGAGTCAAATACCAGCACTATTGATTTCTACCGCAACAGGAATTGTTGTTACACGTGCTGCGTCTGATGGCAACTTAGGTGATGATATTGCTACACAGTTATTTGCGTATCCGAAGTTATTATATGTTGCTGGTGCTACGATTGCTGGACTAGGCCTATTCACACCAATTGGTCCAAAGCTCACATTACCAATCGCTGCAGGTCTAGCTGCGGGTGGTTATTTTCTCGGTCGAAATGAAGCAAAATCGAAAGAGTTACAAGAGTTTGAGACTGATAGTAGTGATGATGAACAAGAGGATATGAAAAGTCCTGAAAGCGTCGTTAATTTGTTAACGGTTGATCCGATTGAGTTTGAATTTGGGTATGGATTAATACCGTTAGCAGATGCCAATCAAGGTGGAGACTTACTTGATCGGATTGTAATGATTCGCCGCCAATTAGCTTTAGAATTAGGTCTAGTTGTGCCAGTCGTGAGAATCCGAGATAACATACAATTACAGCCGAATGAATACCGGATGAAAATTAAAGGTAATGAGCTAGCACGTGGTGAGTTGTTACTTGATCACTATATGGCTATGAGTCCGGGTATTGAAGATGAGTCTATTGAAGGAATAGAAACTGTCGAACCAGCATTTGGACTTCCAGCAATTTGGATTTCCGAAGAGATGAAAGAAACAGCAGAGTTATCAGGTTATACGGTGGTTGATCCTCCTTCTGTCGTTTCAACTCATTTAACCGAGATTATCAAAAATAATGCACATGAGTTACTCGGTAGGCAGGAAACACAACAATTAATCGACCATTTAAAAGAATCTTATCCTATTTTAGTTGATGAAGTGACACCAAGCCCATTATCAGTTGGAGAAGTGCAAAAAGTCCTTGCCAATTTATTACGTGAACGTGTATCCATTCGTAATTTGCCTGTTATTTTTGAGGCATTGGCTGACTATGGAAAATTATCTGACGATACAAGTCTATTAACGGAATATGTTCGTCAAGCACTTGCTCGTCAACTGACTCGTCACTTTGCAATTGAAGGGGAATCTTTAAAAGTGGTGACATTATCAGGTAATGTAGAGAAGATTATTGCTGAGAACGTTCAACAGACAGAACATGGGAATTTCTTGTCTCTTGACCCGAATGATTCACAATTAATTATTCAACAAATTTCCATAGAGATTGAGCGATTATCAATGCAGGAACAAACGCCAATTTTGCTATGTTCACCAGCTGTTCGAATGTATGTCAAACAGTTAATTGACCCGTATCTTCCTGCTGTGCCAGTATTATCATATAATGAACTTGAAACAACTGTAGAAGTTCAAAGTGTTGGGGTGGTGGATGTTGCATGAGGGTGAAAAAATTTATCGCACCTACTATGCCAGAGGCAATGAAGAAGGTTCGAGCAGAGCTAGGACAAGATGCAGTTATCTTAAATTCAAAAGTTATCAATAAAGGTGGATTCTTTGGTTTATTTGTGAAAAAAAATATAGAGGTTATAGCTGCTATTGATCCAGAGGTAGCTCAGTCACAACAATATAAAAAAGTAGACAAACTGTATGAAGAACCAAAACGTATACAACAAGTTCAACAGTCAGATAAGAACCTCATTAATACAGACTCTCGTTCTCCAGAGTTGTTAAAAGAAATTCAAGATTTAAAAGAAATGATGGCAAACTTATCTGAGGTTAATGAAGCGACGTCTAATCATTTGCCTAGTCCAATTCGAAATATTCATCGATTACTTGATGAGCAAGATGTATACAGTGCTATTCGTGATGAACTTGTGCATGAGTTATTGGAAAAGTGGTACTTATCTAAAGGAGAGGCATCTTTTAATGACGTGTACAAATGGTTATTAGACAATTTACATACACGTTTATCAGTTTTGTCATTTGGTCCAGTTCAGGAAGAGAAAAAGTTTATAAACGTTATAGGGCCCACTGGAGTTGGGAAAACAACAACTCTAGCAAAGATGGCAGCACATGAAGTATTAAAAAGAAATAAAAAGTGTGCATTCATTACGACAGATACGTATCGAATAGCTGCTGTTGAACAACTTAAAACGTATGCTAGTATTT
This sequence is a window from Bacillus solimangrovi. Protein-coding genes within it:
- a CDS encoding flagellar biosynthetic protein FliO, producing the protein MLRYISILFVLTYTFSFTPHEQIVHAEKPSEGDTVEKWLMKEQVEPSEQQPVEEPDRNLQPENIEDPTAENETIPTFEQSVTWVDFVKLIFALAFIVGLIYFILRIVNQRNRMFGQARSLENLGGISLGNNRSVQLIRLGDRILVVGVGEDISLLKELSTKEETDELISLQQQIRPTSNDIISQVFKREKKTEADNQKQNFQSQLKKQLDDLAGGRKKIYESIKDEGRDK
- the fliQ gene encoding flagellar biosynthesis protein FliQ — its product is MDSQFVIGLAEKGINTVLLISMPLLSLALGIGLLVSIFQATTQIQEQTLAFIPKIVAVLLGLIFFGPWMLSQIVDFTYQILSNLHLYIG
- the fliR gene encoding flagellar biosynthetic protein FliR; the protein is MIQFVNEFPVLMLILARVSSFFVTVPLFSYRNIPTTHKIGLSFFISYLIFFTIDRPNLEIDYLYIMLVMKEVIVGLLIGLAAYIVTTVIQIAGGFIDFQMGFAIANVIDPQTGVQSPIMGQYIYTFAILLMLVLNAHHLLLDGVFYSYQIVPLEQVWPHIGKGELAEFMTKTFNSVFIIAFQMAIPLVGCLFLMDVALGIVARTVPQLNVFVVGLPLKILVSFFVMTLMMPVFMMLVQDVFMLMFKTMRGLMEIIGGT
- the fliP gene encoding flagellar type III secretion system pore protein FliP (The bacterial flagellar biogenesis protein FliP forms a type III secretion system (T3SS)-type pore required for flagellar assembly.), encoding MDPSILNSDPANVSTTIKLILLLTVLSLAPSILILMTCFTRIVIVLSFVRTSLATQQMPPTQVLISLALFLTFFIMGPTFAEVNEQALTPFIEGELTQEEAYTKAVGPFKEFMSKHTRQKDLELFLSYAQMERPQTIDDIPMTALIPAFAISEIKTAFQIGFMIFVPFLVIDMAVASVLMSMGMMMLPPVMISLPFKILLFVLVDGWYLVVKSLLASY
- the flhF gene encoding flagellar biosynthesis protein FlhF encodes the protein MRVKKFIAPTMPEAMKKVRAELGQDAVILNSKVINKGGFFGLFVKKNIEVIAAIDPEVAQSQQYKKVDKLYEEPKRIQQVQQSDKNLINTDSRSPELLKEIQDLKEMMANLSEVNEATSNHLPSPIRNIHRLLDEQDVYSAIRDELVHELLEKWYLSKGEASFNDVYKWLLDNLHTRLSVLSFGPVQEEKKFINVIGPTGVGKTTTLAKMAAHEVLKRNKKCAFITTDTYRIAAVEQLKTYASILNIPIEVAYTLDDFKKAKEKLESYDKVFVDTAGRNFRNKEYIKDLTKVIDFDKEMETYLVMALTAKNADMEKIHEQFQTIHIDRLIYTKSDETASYGSMLNMCLKNRVGVAYITHGQNVPDDIEKASPKLILNKVFGVNGYEGSS
- the flhB gene encoding flagellar biosynthesis protein FlhB — translated: MQYLKLDLQYFSGEKTEKATPKKRNDARKKGQVAKSQDVGTALILFFVFLLFWFAGEIFGNQMFVIIQHALQEYIYWDITQENVHKMFVEYSTMGVMLVAPIMLVTMIAGLAANYMQVGFMFTTEVLKMDLKKLNPISGFKKIFGIRSIVELFKSILKISFVGTATFAVLWMNFDKVLLLSQMSIAEGVAVIGNLIVQMGLTASLLLLVLSSLDYMYQKFEHEKQLRMSKQDLKDEHKNTEGDPKIKSKIKEKQRQMAMQRMMQEVPQADVVITNPTHFAVALKYDEEKADAPYVVAKGVDYMALKIRQIASNHDIETVENRPLARALYADAEIGQTIPEEFFKTVAEILAYVYRLKKKV
- the flhA gene encoding flagellar biosynthesis protein FlhA produces the protein MTARDLGVLVGVILIIAMLIIPFPPWLLSILIIVNISLALIVILVSMNMQEALQFSIFPSLLLLLTLFRLGLNVSTTRSILAKGEAGQVIETFGSFVIGGNPLVGLVVFLILVIIQFLVITKGSERVSEVAARFTLDAMPGKQMSIDADLNAGMISEVEARERRTKIEREADFYGAMDGASKFVKGDAIAGIIIVIINIVFGMIIGMVQMDLSLAEASSRFTLLTVGDGLVSQIPALLISTATGIVVTRAASDGNLGDDIATQLFAYPKLLYVAGATIAGLGLFTPIGPKLTLPIAAGLAAGGYFLGRNEAKSKELQEFETDSSDDEQEDMKSPESVVNLLTVDPIEFEFGYGLIPLADANQGGDLLDRIVMIRRQLALELGLVVPVVRIRDNIQLQPNEYRMKIKGNELARGELLLDHYMAMSPGIEDESIEGIETVEPAFGLPAIWISEEMKETAELSGYTVVDPPSVVSTHLTEIIKNNAHELLGRQETQQLIDHLKESYPILVDEVTPSPLSVGEVQKVLANLLRERVSIRNLPVIFEALADYGKLSDDTSLLTEYVRQALARQLTRHFAIEGESLKVVTLSGNVEKIIAENVQQTEHGNFLSLDPNDSQLIIQQISIEIERLSMQEQTPILLCSPAVRMYVKQLIDPYLPAVPVLSYNELETTVEVQSVGVVDVA